In the genome of Oncorhynchus clarkii lewisi isolate Uvic-CL-2024 unplaced genomic scaffold, UVic_Ocla_1.0 unplaced_contig_1329_pilon_pilon, whole genome shotgun sequence, one region contains:
- the LOC139400704 gene encoding zinc finger protein 135-like, whose translation MDCYTSFYDPEELRRHTCGPRPCSDCRGSFICPIHLKSHQQSLKIKMYPCGQCGKRFQTPSSLKMHQLTHTGKKSYHCFQCRKTFGWSFNLKRHQKIHTGEKPFHCSQCGKSFSQTGDLKKHQRIHTGEKPYHCSECGKSFSIEANLKEHQKIHTGEKPFHCSQCGKSFSRLRELKKHQRIHTGEKPYSCDQCGKSFSQTGVLKRHQLTHTGEKPFNCSQCGKDFSQSSLLKRHQLTHTGKKPHHCSHCGKSFKLEGSLQSHQRIHNGEKPHHCSQCGKAFSQAVDLKKHQRIHTREKSFQCSQCGKTFGRSLFLKRHQRRHTGEKPFHCSQCGKTFSEKGNLKQHQRRHSGEKPYSCDQCGICFKWKQSLKEHTEAKHSAVPNSDLIMELPSWASTYLTNID comes from the coding sequence ATGGACTGCTACACTAGTTTCTATGATCCAGAGGAGTTGAGAAGGCACACTTGTGGGCCCCGACCCTGCTCAGATTGCAGAGGCAGTTTTATTTGTCCGATTCACCTCAAATCACACCAACAAAGTCTCAAAATAAAGATGTACCcgtgtggtcaatgtgggaagagatttcaGACCCCAAGCAGCTTGAAGATGCACCAGCTTACTCACACAGGAAAGAAGTCGTACCACTGCTTTCAGTGTAGGAAGACTTTCGGTTGGTCATTCAATTTGAAGAGACaccagaaaatacacacaggggagaaacctttccactgctcccagtgtggaaagagcttcAGTCAGACAGGAGACCTAAAGAAAcatcagagaatacacacaggagagaagccttaccactgctctgagtgtgggaagagcttcagtaTAGAAGCAAATCTAAAGGAGCACCAGaaaatacatacaggagagaagcctttccactgctcccaatgtggtaAAAGCTTCAGTCGGTTAAGAGAACTAAAGAAAcatcagagaatacacacaggggaaaagccatacagctgtgatcagtgtgggaagagtttcagtcAAACAGGAGTCCTAAAGAGACACCAGCTAactcacacaggagaaaagcctttcaactgctcccagtgtgggaagGATTTCAGTCAGTCATCACTTTTGAAGAGACACCAGCTAACGCACACAGGAAAGAAGCCTCACCACTGCTCTCATTGTGGAAAAAGTTTTAAATTGGAAGGAAGCCTTCAGAGTCATCAGAGAATACACAATGGAGAGAAGCCccaccactgctcccaatgtgggaaAGCTTTCAGTCAGGCAGTAGACCTAAAGAAACATCAGAGAATACACACAAGGGAGAAGTCTTTCCAATGCTCTCAGTGTGGGAAGACTTTCGGTCGGTCATTATTTTTGAAGCGACACCAGAGAAGACACACGggggagaagcctttccactgctcaCAATGTGGGAAGACCTTCAGCGAGAAAGGAAATCTAAAGCAACACCAGAGAAGACACTCAGGAGAGAAACCAtacagctgtgatcagtgtgggattTGTTTTAAATGGAAACAAAGCCTGAAAGAACATACGGAGGCAAAGCACAGTGCAGTGCCCAACTCTGACCTTATAATGGAGTTGCCAAGCTGGGCATCTACATATCTGACTAATATTGACTGA
- the LOC139400706 gene encoding zinc finger protein 436-like — protein sequence MSEQKSTESLGSGCGVPDQRSSQQGPEMVSVKLEDCSQTLELNVIVKEEWEERGIQEEIEVDQRAVKEEVEEREVKEEVEMAVKEEHGERTVKEEEEENSEVSAPDLREEEAAVDSISDPGESYNPGSDSEPSSTASGNHKQHRRRNSRQKHHHCMDCFTSFYDPEELRRHTCRPHPCSDCRGSVICPTHLLPHKQTLKTKKMYPCGQCGKRFQTPSSLKMHQLTHTGKKSYHCSQCSKRFCHVDALKYHQRIHTREKPFHCSQCGKTFGSSFNLKRHQKIHTGAKPFHCSHCGKSFSDEESRNKHQRIHTRDRTFHCSECGKSFSKGGNLKEHQKIHTGEKPYSCDQCGKSFSQSLLLKGHQLTHTGKKPHHCSDCGKSFKLEGSLQSHLRIHSGEKPHHCSQCGKSFSWVRDLNKHWRVHREEKPFHCSQCGKSFNEKGNLKQHQRRHSGEKPYSCDQCGNCFKWKQSLKEHQKAKHSAVPDHGLIIVLPSWASTYLINIDTNQISIEPF from the exons ATGTCTGAACAGAAGTCCACAGAGTCCCTGGGTTCTGGCTGTGGTGTTCCAGACCAGAGAAGCTCACAGCAGGGTCCAGAGATGGTCTCAGTGAAGCTGGaggactgcagtcaaacactggaacttaatgtgattgtcaaagaggaatgggaggagagaggaatccAGGAGGAGATAGAGGTTGATCAGAGAGCAGtcaaagaggaggtggaggagagagaagtcaaAGAGGAAGTAGAGATGGCAGTCAAAGAAGAGCATGGGGAGAGAACAgtcaaagaagaagaggaggagaacagtgAAGTGTCTGCTCCAGATCTAAGGGAAGAGGAGGCAGCAGTAGATAGTATCAGTGACCCAG GAGAGAGCTACAACCCAGGTTCAGACAGTGAGCCCAGTTCCACAGCATCAGGAAACCATAAACAACACAGACGGAGGAACTCAAGACAGAAACATCACCACTGCATGGACTGCTTCACTAGTTTCTATGATCCAGAGGAGTTGAGAAGACACACTTGTAGGCCCCACCCCTGCTCAGATTGCAGAGGCAGTGTTATTTGTCCAACTCACCTCCTACCACACAAACAGACTCTCAAAACAAAGAAGATGTACCCGTGTGGTCAATGTGGCAAGAGATTTCAGACACCAAGCAGCTTGAAGATGCACCAGCTTACTCACACAGGAAAGAAGtcgtaccactgctcccagtgtagtAAGAGGTTCTGTCATGTAGACGCCTTAAAGTatcaccagagaatacacacaagggagaagcctttccactgctcccagtgtgggaagACATTTGGTTCGTCATTCAATTTGAAGCGACaccagaaaatacacacaggggCGAAGCCTTTTCACTGCTCCCattgtgggaagagcttcagtgATGAAGAAAGTCGAAATAAACACCAAAGAATACACACAAGAGATAGGACTTTCCACTGCTCTGAGTGTGGAAAGAGCTTCAGCAAGGGAGGAAATCTAAAGGAACAtcagaaaatacacacaggggagaagccatacagctgtgatcagtgtgggaagagtttcagtcAGTCATTACTTCTGAAGGGGCACCAGCTAACGCACACAGGAAAGAAGCCTcaccactgctctgactgtggaaagagttttaaatTGGAAGGAAGCCTTCAGAGTCACCTGAGAATACACAGTGGAGAGAAGCcacaccactgctcccaatgtgggaagagcttcagttGGGTAAGAGACCTAAATAAACATTGGAGAGTACACAGAGAggagaagcctttccactgctcccaatgtgggaagagcttcaatgAGAAAGGAAATCTAAAGCAACACCAGAGAAGACACTCAGGAGAGAAACCGtacagctgtgatcagtgtgggaattGTTTTAAATGGAAACAAAGCCTGAAGGAACATCAGAAGGCAAAGCACAGTGCAGTGCCAGACCACGGCCTTATAATTGTGTTGCCAAGCTGGGCATCTACATATCTAATTAATATTGACACTAACCAGATTTCCATCGAACCTTTTTAG
- the LOC139400705 gene encoding oocyte zinc finger protein XlCOF6-like, protein MSVPKSTESPGSGCGVPAQRTSQQGPEMVSVKLEDCSQPLELNVIVKEEWEERGIKEEREVKEVDQRAVKEVKEREVKKEVEMAVKEEEQGEQTVKEEEQGEQTVKEEEQGEQTVKEEEEQGEQTVKEEEEQGEQTVKEEDENRNVSAPDLEEEEEEVHSIPDPGESSHPGSDSDPSTTASGNHKQHRQRNSRQKHHHCMDCFTGFYEPEELKRHTCRPHPCSDCRGSFICPTHLIPHQQTLKIKKMYPCAHCEKSFQTPSSLKTHQLNHKGKKSYHCFQCGKRFCRVDTLKAHKRIHTGEKPFHCSQCGKSFSDIGNRNKHQRIHTGEKTYHCSECGKSFNQLSHLKPHQLTHTSEKPFHCSQCGKGFSLSSYLKKHQRIHSGEKTYHCSECGKCFSVSSYLKRHQLTHTGLKSHHTGIKSQHCSHCGKSFSKKADLKKHQRTHTGEKPFHCSQCGKSFNEKGNLKQHQRKHSGEKPCHCSQCGKSFSWVIDLKKHQKVHKEERPFHCSQCGKSFNEKGNLKQHQRRHSGEKPYSCDQCGNCFKWKQSLKEHQKAKHSAVPDHGLIIVLPSWASTSN, encoded by the exons ATGTCTGTACCCAAGTCCACAGAGTCCCCAGGTTCTGGCTGTGGTGTTCCAGCCCAGAGAACCTCACAGCAGGGTCCAGAGATGGTGTCAGTGAAGCTGGAGGACTGCAGTCAACCACTGGAGCTCAATGTGATTGtaaaagaggaatgggaggagagaggaatcaaggaggagagagaagtaaaAGAGGTTGATCAGAGAGCAGTCaaagaggtgaaggagagagaagtcAAAAAGGAAGTAGAGATGGCAGTCAAAGAAGAAGAGCAGGGGGAGCAAACAGTCAAAGAAGAAGAGCAGGGGGAGCAAACAGTCAAAGAAGAAGAGCAGGGGGAGCAAACagtcaaagaagaagaagagcagGGGGAGCAAACagtcaaagaagaagaagagcagGGGGAGCAAACAGTCAAAGAAGAAGATGAGAACAGGAATGTGTCTGCTCCAGAtctagaggaagaagaggaggaagtacATAGTATCCCTGACCCAG GAGAGAGCTCCCATCCAGGCTCAGACAGCGATCCCAGTACCACAGCATCAGGAAACCATAAACAACACAGACAGAGGAACTCAAGACAGAAACATCACCACTGCATGGACTGCTTCACTGGTTTCTATGAACCAGAGGAGTTGAAAAGGCACACTTGTAGGCCCCACCCCTGTTCAGATTGCAGAGGCAGTTTTATTTGTCCAACTCACCTCATACCACACCAACAAACtctcaaaataaagaaaatgtacccGTGCGCTCATTGTGAGAAGAGTTTTCAGACCCCAAGCAGCTTGAAGACGCACCAGCTTAATCACAAGGGAAAGAAGTCGTACCACTGCTTTCAGTGTGGGAAGAGGTTCTGTCGTGTAGACACCTTAAAGGCtcacaagagaatacacacaggagagaagccttttcaCTGttctcagtgtgggaagagcttcagtgATATAGGAAATCGAAAtaaacaccagagaatacacacaggagagaagactTACCACTGCTCTGAGTGCGGGAAAAGTTTCAATCAGTTATCACATTTAAAACCACACCAGCTAACTCACACAAGTGAGAAGCCTTttcactgctctcagtgtgggaaGGGTTTCAGTCTGTCATCATATCTGAAGAAGCACCAG AGAATACACAGTGGAGAGAAGACTTACCACTGCTCAGAGTGCGGGAAGTGTTTCAGTGTGTCATCATATCTGAAGAGACACCAGCTAACTCACACAGGATTAAAGTCACACCACACAGGAATAAAGTCACAACACTGCTCCcactgtgggaagagcttcagtaAGAAAGCTGACCTAAAGaaacatcagagaacacacacaggggagaagcctttccactgctcccaatgtgggaaGAGCTTTAATGAGAAAGGCAATCTAAAGCAACACCAGAGAAAACACTCAGGAGAGAAGCCTtgccactgctcccaatgtggaaaaaGCTTCAGTTGGGTAATAGACCTAAAGAAACATCAGAAAGTACACAAAGAGGAGaggcctttccactgctcccaatgtgggaagagcttcaatgAGAAAGGAAATCTAAAGCAACACCAGAGAAGACACTCAGGAGAGAAACCGtacagctgtgatcagtgtgggaattGTTTTAAATGGAAACAAAGCCTGAAGGAACATCAGAAGGCAAAGCACAGTGCAGTGCCAGACCACGGCCTTATAATTGTGTTGCCAAGCTGGGCATCTACATCTAATTAA